The following are from one region of the Paenibacillus protaetiae genome:
- a CDS encoding redoxin domain-containing protein translates to MKASRKPVQIVILLAVLIIGGYAIGTTLFAAGDGQIPKVGGKPADFKLVDLQGNVHALSDYKGKPIVINFWGSFCPPCVQEMPEFEQQYQKWKDKGLVILAINLSEDTLTVNNFVRQFDLHYPILRDVNRKTEHSYGLRSYPTTFFVKPDGSIMDIMVGGMSQSDIDERVERLLSL, encoded by the coding sequence ATGAAAGCTTCGCGAAAGCCGGTTCAAATTGTTATTTTGCTTGCTGTGCTCATCATCGGTGGCTACGCGATAGGAACGACGCTGTTTGCCGCCGGCGACGGGCAGATTCCGAAAGTGGGGGGCAAGCCCGCCGATTTCAAGCTGGTTGACCTGCAAGGGAACGTTCATGCACTTTCTGATTACAAAGGCAAGCCGATTGTCATCAATTTCTGGGGCTCTTTTTGTCCGCCATGCGTACAGGAGATGCCGGAGTTCGAGCAGCAGTACCAGAAATGGAAAGATAAAGGGCTTGTCATTTTGGCGATTAATTTAAGCGAGGACACGCTGACGGTCAACAACTTTGTCCGCCAGTTTGATTTGCATTATCCGATCCTGCGCGACGTTAATCGAAAGACAGAACACAGCTACGGGCTCCGCTCATACCCGACAACCTTTTTTGTGAAGCCTGACGGCTCCATTATGGACATCATGGTTGGCGGCATGTCACAATCCGACATTGACGAGCGTGTTGAACGTTTGCTTTCCTTGTAG
- a CDS encoding pseudouridine synthase → MERLQKILAQAGVASRRKCEEMIQAGLVEVNGEKVTELGAKADPAADVITVNGKRIRGEKKLYLMLNKPKGVITSATDPQGRKVVTDFLPGIKERVYPVGRLDYDTEGLLLLTNDGEFANLLTHPSHHVPKTYLATVRGVPHGTSLEKLQKGIKLEDGMTAPAEVEYHDIDTEKNQATISITIYEGRNRQVRRMFDAIHHPVIRLKRVRFGELPLSPLPRGKYRHLNEEEIKELRDIAMKSHNIHK, encoded by the coding sequence TTGGAACGATTACAAAAAATATTAGCGCAAGCGGGTGTAGCATCCCGGCGCAAATGCGAAGAAATGATTCAAGCCGGACTGGTTGAAGTTAACGGCGAAAAAGTAACCGAGCTTGGCGCTAAAGCCGATCCTGCTGCCGATGTCATTACGGTAAACGGCAAACGAATCCGCGGCGAGAAGAAGCTCTATTTAATGCTGAATAAACCAAAAGGCGTCATCACAAGCGCAACCGATCCGCAGGGGCGCAAAGTGGTGACTGATTTTTTGCCCGGAATCAAGGAGCGGGTATACCCGGTCGGCCGGCTGGATTACGATACGGAAGGTTTGCTTCTGCTGACCAACGACGGCGAATTTGCCAATTTGCTGACGCACCCTAGCCATCACGTGCCCAAAACGTATTTGGCTACCGTACGGGGCGTTCCGCATGGCACTTCGCTCGAGAAGCTGCAAAAAGGCATCAAGCTGGAGGACGGCATGACTGCTCCGGCAGAGGTCGAATATCACGACATTGATACTGAAAAAAACCAAGCGACAATCAGCATTACTATTTATGAAGGCCGGAACCGCCAGGTGCGCCGGATGTTCGATGCGATCCACCATCCGGTTATCAGGCTGAAGCGGGTTCGCTTCGGCGAACTTCCGCTAAGTCCGCTGCCGCGCGGCAAATATCGTCATCTGAATGAGGAAGAAATTAAAGAGCTTCGCGATATCGCGATGAAGTCACATAATATTCATAAATAG
- a CDS encoding D-alanyl-D-alanine carboxypeptidase family protein: MFGNRLLQLSVSMMVAAALCMPTCIASAEQSAGEQPPNVYTHAKASALIDVASGRLLYSSNGDEALKIASLTKIMTAIVAIEHSKLSSVVKTSNRAAGKEGSSIYLKPGEQMKLLDMLYGLMLRSGNDAATAIAEHVGGSEEGFVALMNEKAAYLGLSHTHFMNPHGLDAEGHYSSANDLAKLAAYSLKNPVFAKIVSTSVKTAPNPNDPWDYKWTNKNKMLRLYEGADGVKTGYTKQALRCLVSSATRGGQQLAAVTINDGDDWNDHMKLLDWGFANYKLTPLAAKGEPVPGYALAAGQAFQYPMTDSEKSKVQARVIMHDPVSVQAVLGEKGRLEWYLNDSKIGAVPLVDIGSKRLKLPEKKPMSDEAWSDYKKAAGDKGVWSDLRDVLSSLFR, encoded by the coding sequence ATGTTTGGAAACCGGCTTTTACAGCTTAGTGTAAGCATGATGGTTGCTGCAGCGCTGTGCATGCCGACATGCATCGCAAGCGCGGAACAATCGGCGGGAGAACAACCTCCGAACGTCTACACACATGCCAAAGCTTCCGCTTTAATTGATGTGGCATCGGGCAGGCTGCTGTACAGCAGCAACGGCGATGAAGCGTTAAAAATCGCAAGCCTGACGAAAATTATGACGGCTATTGTAGCGATTGAGCACAGCAAACTGTCCAGCGTTGTCAAAACAAGCAATCGTGCTGCAGGCAAGGAAGGCTCTTCGATTTACTTGAAGCCGGGCGAGCAGATGAAGCTGCTTGACATGTTGTATGGCTTGATGCTGCGTTCGGGCAATGATGCGGCAACGGCAATCGCCGAACACGTCGGCGGCAGCGAAGAAGGTTTCGTTGCGCTTATGAATGAAAAAGCAGCTTATTTGGGGCTTAGCCATACGCATTTTATGAATCCGCACGGGCTGGATGCCGAAGGCCATTATTCGTCTGCCAATGATTTGGCCAAGCTTGCTGCGTATTCGCTGAAAAACCCTGTGTTCGCCAAAATTGTATCAACCAGCGTAAAGACAGCCCCGAATCCCAATGATCCATGGGATTACAAATGGACGAACAAAAATAAAATGCTCCGCCTTTATGAAGGCGCGGACGGCGTTAAGACAGGTTACACGAAGCAGGCTTTGCGCTGTCTTGTCAGCTCGGCGACCCGCGGCGGCCAGCAGCTTGCAGCGGTAACGATTAATGACGGGGATGACTGGAATGACCATATGAAGCTGCTGGACTGGGGATTTGCGAATTATAAGCTGACGCCTCTTGCTGCCAAAGGAGAACCTGTTCCTGGTTATGCCTTGGCTGCCGGACAAGCGTTTCAATATCCGATGACTGACTCGGAAAAATCAAAGGTACAAGCTCGCGTTATAATGCATGACCCGGTTTCGGTCCAAGCGGTATTAGGGGAAAAAGGCCGGCTGGAGTGGTATTTGAACGATTCCAAAATCGGAGCTGTCCCGCTTGTTGATATTGGCAGCAAAAGGCTGAAGCTTCCGGAGAAAAAACCGATGTCTGACGAGGCTTGGTCTGATTATAAAAAAGCTGCCGGAGATAAAGGCGTTTGGTCCGATCTCCGGGATGTTCTTTCGTCCCTGTTTCGATAG
- a CDS encoding spore maturation protein — protein MQVSAWIIPAIIVFVPLYAAFRKVPVYETFIEGAKDGFGTAINIIPPLVGMMVAISMFRASGAMDLMLGAVKPVFDAIGVPTEILPLGILRPLTGAGSLAFTADLIQNYGPDSMIGRIASTIQGSTDTTLYVLTVYFGAVGIKRTRYALKVGLFSDLVGFVAAIVICMILFG, from the coding sequence ATGCAGGTATCCGCTTGGATTATTCCTGCCATTATCGTATTTGTCCCGTTATATGCCGCATTTCGCAAAGTACCCGTATACGAAACGTTTATAGAAGGTGCCAAAGACGGCTTTGGCACCGCCATTAACATCATTCCGCCGCTGGTTGGCATGATGGTGGCCATCAGCATGTTCCGGGCTTCCGGCGCAATGGATTTAATGCTGGGCGCAGTTAAGCCGGTTTTTGATGCGATAGGCGTTCCAACTGAAATTTTGCCGCTGGGCATATTGCGACCGCTCACAGGAGCAGGTTCGTTAGCTTTTACGGCGGATTTGATCCAAAATTACGGACCCGATTCGATGATCGGGCGGATCGCCTCCACCATCCAGGGCAGCACCGATACGACGCTGTATGTGCTGACCGTATATTTTGGAGCCGTTGGCATTAAACGGACCCGTTATGCGTTGAAAGTAGGGCTTTTTTCCGATTTAGTCGGGTTTGTTGCGGCAATTGTCATTTGTATGATTCTATTCGGGTAA
- the resB gene encoding cytochrome c biogenesis protein ResB: MSLIHNTKCECGHQNHVGTVLCESCGKPLLNEEEHSSEPLEMRYDGAARRSQKSNPGVIDRVWNFFSSVKIAIYLILITLVAASLGTIYPQENTFVSSNADFASYYKDTYGVTGQIYYALGLSHTYDSWWFIGLLVMIGTSLVVCSLDRVLPLYKALSKQQIRKHLQFIRRQKTVYTGTIEADSGEWIQSFANALKRKRYRVHIDGTALLAEKNRFSRWGPYINHIGLIVFLLSILARSLPGWQMDAYVSVPDGETVAIEGTDYFVKNDKFTVVYYKDDELPEELRGKARAKLYETKAILYKCTSQCDDPVKKPVLQEVYQHDIKVNSPLKYKGLKLYQYDYDLTPRLKSVSPVITDKHTGQSYGPFDLPMKDAPLDYTVGPYTLKLYANFMDFALDDKGNPTTLGRDPNAPAFVFIVKGPGLAQDGVPYMYFPMEKDKVKFGQDQINGDLANQIEIHVDGMENVHYSESATYLNVRIDRAMNFIWIGAVISMIGLLMGAYWHHRRIWLRIDGSELSLGAHTNKNWYGMRSDVASALRKAGIEVDPKTLDNGGNKA; the protein is encoded by the coding sequence TTGTCGCTCATCCATAATACGAAATGCGAGTGCGGGCATCAGAACCATGTCGGGACAGTGCTGTGCGAAAGCTGCGGCAAGCCGCTGCTTAACGAAGAAGAACATTCCAGCGAGCCTCTCGAAATGAGATACGACGGGGCGGCGAGACGTTCCCAAAAAAGCAATCCGGGCGTGATTGACCGGGTATGGAATTTTTTCTCGTCGGTTAAAATTGCTATCTATCTCATTCTGATTACACTTGTCGCTGCTTCGCTTGGAACCATTTATCCGCAGGAAAATACATTTGTCAGCAGCAACGCCGATTTTGCGTCCTATTACAAGGACACCTACGGCGTAACGGGGCAAATCTATTACGCGCTTGGTTTATCGCATACATATGATTCCTGGTGGTTTATCGGTCTGCTTGTAATGATAGGCACTTCGCTTGTCGTCTGCAGTCTGGACCGGGTGCTGCCGCTTTACAAAGCGCTCAGCAAGCAGCAGATTCGCAAACATCTGCAGTTTATCCGCCGCCAGAAGACCGTATATACGGGAACGATCGAGGCTGATTCGGGCGAATGGATCCAGTCGTTTGCGAATGCGCTGAAACGAAAGCGTTACCGCGTACATATTGACGGCACGGCGCTGCTTGCCGAGAAAAACAGGTTTAGCCGCTGGGGGCCGTACATTAACCATATTGGCCTCATCGTGTTTTTGCTTTCGATATTGGCGCGCAGCCTGCCAGGCTGGCAGATGGACGCATATGTGTCTGTGCCGGACGGCGAAACCGTTGCGATTGAAGGCACCGATTATTTTGTGAAGAACGATAAATTTACCGTTGTATACTACAAGGACGATGAGCTCCCCGAGGAGCTGAGAGGCAAGGCGCGCGCGAAACTGTACGAGACAAAAGCGATTTTGTACAAATGTACAAGCCAGTGCGACGATCCGGTAAAAAAGCCGGTGCTGCAGGAAGTTTACCAGCATGATATTAAAGTGAACAGCCCGCTGAAATATAAAGGCCTCAAGCTGTACCAGTACGATTACGATTTGACGCCGCGGCTAAAATCCGTCAGTCCTGTTATTACGGACAAGCATACCGGCCAAAGCTATGGGCCGTTTGACTTGCCGATGAAGGACGCTCCGCTGGATTATACCGTCGGTCCGTATACGTTAAAGCTTTATGCCAACTTTATGGACTTTGCGCTTGATGACAAAGGCAACCCGACGACGCTTGGACGCGATCCGAACGCACCTGCCTTTGTATTTATTGTAAAAGGCCCCGGCCTCGCCCAAGACGGAGTGCCTTATATGTACTTCCCGATGGAAAAGGACAAAGTAAAGTTTGGACAGGATCAAATCAATGGAGATTTGGCTAATCAAATCGAGATTCATGTCGACGGGATGGAAAATGTCCATTATTCCGAATCGGCTACCTATTTGAACGTGCGTATTGACCGGGCTATGAATTTTATATGGATCGGTGCAGTGATTTCCATGATCGGCCTGCTGATGGGCGCTTATTGGCATCACCGCCGGATATGGCTTCGAATAGACGGCAGCGAACTGTCGCTTGGCGCGCACACGAATAAAAACTGGTATGGCATGCGTTCGGACGTCGCAAGTGCTTTAAGAAAAGCAGGCATCGAGGTCGATCCGAAAACGCTGGACAACGGAGGGAATAAAGCGTAA